A genomic region of Raphanus sativus cultivar WK10039 chromosome 6, ASM80110v3, whole genome shotgun sequence contains the following coding sequences:
- the LOC108811732 gene encoding TATA-box-binding protein 2, with product MAEQGMEGSQPVDLSRHPSGIVPTLQNIVSTVNLDCKLDLKAIALQARNAEYNPKRFAAVIMRIREPKTTALIFASGKMVCTGAKSEHLSKLAARKYARIVQKLGFPAKFKDFKIQNIVGSCDVKFPIRLEGLAYSHSAFSSYEPELFPGLIYRMKQPKIVLLIFVSGKIVITGAKMREETYTAFENIYPVLTEFRKIQQ from the exons ATGGCTGAGCAAGGAATGGAAGGGAGCCAGCCAGTTGACCTTAGCAGGCATCCTTCAGGGATTGTTCCTACTCTTCA AAACATTGTCTCAACAGTCAACTTAGACTGCAAGCTTGATCTTAAAGCCATTGCTTTGCAGGCTCGTAATGCTGAATATAATCCCAAG CGTTTTGCTGCGGTAATCATGAGGATAAGAGAGCCAAAGACCACCGCTTTGATCTTTGCTTCTGGAAAAATG GTGTGTACTGGAGCTAAGAGTGAACACCTTTCAAAACTGGCTGCAAGGAAG taCGCTCGGATTGTTCAAAAGCTTGGCTTTCCTGCAAAGTTCAAG GATTTCAAGATTCAGAACATTGTAGGCTCTTGTGATGTCAAATTCCCCATTAGGCTTGAAGGTCTTGCTTACTCTCACAGTGCTTTCTCAAGT tACGAGCCTGAACTATTCCCAGGTCTGATATATAGGATGAAACAACCAAAGATAGTGCTCCTTATTTTTGTGTCTGGAAAGATTGTTATAACTGGAGCCAAA ATGAGAGAAGAGACTTACACCGCCTTTGAGAATATCTACCCAGTTCTTACAGAGTTCAGGAAAATCCAACAATAG